Proteins from one Impatiens glandulifera chromosome 2, dImpGla2.1, whole genome shotgun sequence genomic window:
- the LOC124926070 gene encoding bifunctional purple acid phosphatase 26-like, which produces MRSRLLQLLLTSFFLLTYVTSGSCGVTSSFIRSEWPSVDIPEDNEIFRVPKGYNAPQQVHITQGDYDGKAVIISWVTAEAPGSNTVQYGLSENKYDLSASGTVGNYTFGPYNSGYIHHTVVKDLEHDTKYYYKIGEGDSAREFWFQTPPEIGLDTPYTFGIIGDLGQTYNSLSTLQHYMESGGQAVLFAGDLSYADRYYYEDVGKRWDTWGRFLEQSAAYQPWLWSAGNHEIEYMPYMGESIPFKSFLHRYPTPFAASQSSEPLWYAVRRASAHIIVLSSYSPFVKYTPQWRWLQEELQRVDREKTPWLIVIMHVPLYNSNVAHFKEGESMRPVYEEWFVQYKVDVIFAGHVHAYERSYRISNIHYNISSGDRYPIPDKSAPVYITIGDGGNQEGLASKFRDPQPDYSAFREASFGHSTLEIKNRTHALYHWNRNDDGKKVATDAFVLQNQYWGSNGRRRKLEKNHLKMLVAKMSSGCKGGLQMSV; this is translated from the exons TCCTGTTGACATCCTTTTTCTTATTGACCTATGTAACTAGTGGTAGTTGTGGTGTTACGAGTAGTTTCATTCGTTCCGAGTGGCCGTCTGTTGATATTCCAGAGGACAACGAAATTTTTAGAGTTCCTAAAGGCTACAATGCACCGCAGCAA GTGCATATCACACAAGGTGATTATGATGGAAAGGCTGTTATAATTTCATGGGTGACAGCAGAAGCACCAGGTTCAAACACTGTGCAATATGGATTATCGGAGAATAAGTATGACTTATCTGCATCAGGAACAGTGGGAAATTATACTTTTGGTCCCTACAATTCTGGATACATTCATCATACTGTTGTTAAAGATCTTGAG CACGACACCAAGTACTATTACAAGATTGGAGAGGGGGATTCTGCGAGAGAATTTTGGTTTCAAACACCTCCCGAGATTGGCTTGGACACTCCTTACACATTTGGAATCATTG gTGATCTGGGCCAAACATACAACTCTCTTTCCACTCTTCAACATTACATGGAGAGTGGAGGACAGGCAGTTTTGTTCGCTGGTGATCTTTCTTATGCGGACAGGTATTATTATGAGGATGTTGGCAAACGTTGGGATACATGGGGACGTTTTCTTGAACAAAGTGCAGCATATCAACCATGGCTTTGGAGTGCTGGAAATCATGAAATAGAGTACATGCCATACATG GGGGAGAGTATTCCTTTTAAGTCGTTCCTCCACAGATATCCTACACCTTTTGCAGCCAGCCAAAGCAGTGAACCTCTTTGGTATGCTGTAAGACGTGCATCAGCACACATAATTGTGCTCTCTAGCTATTCTCCATTTG TGAAATACACTCCTCAGTGGAGGTGGCTCCAGGAGGAGCTGCAAAGGGTGGATAGGGAGAAAACACCTTGGCTTATTGTCATTATGCATGTCCCACTTTACAACAGTAATGTAGCTCACTTCAAGGAAGGTGAAAGTATGCGTCCTGTCTATGAGGAGTGGTTTGTCCAATACAAAGTTGATGTAATCTTTGCGGGTCATGTTCATGCATATGAAAGATCG TACCGCATTTCAAACATCCATTACAATATATCAAGTGGAGATCGGTATCCCATACCCGACAAGTCAGCTCCTGTGTATATTACAATTGGAGACGGAGGAAATCAGGAAGGTCTTGCTTCAAA GTTTAGAGATCCACAACCTGATTACTCTGCATTCCGAGAAGCCAGTTTTGGGCATTCAACTCTAGAGATTAAGAATAGAACGCATGCCTTATATCACTGGAACCGCAATGATGATGGAAAGAAGGTGGCAACTGACGCCTTTGTGCTACAAAACCAGTACTG GGGAAGCAATGGACGTAGAAGGAAACTTGAAAAGAACCACCTGAAAATGCTTGTGGCTAAAATGTCTTCAGGCTGCAAAGGAGGACTCCAGATGTCCGTCTGA
- the LOC124926158 gene encoding heptahelical transmembrane protein 1-like, which translates to MKRVIEGSGSIWKRKMTEIDQKEIGSINSTSSIAITPQTTTKGGKKKTKGVKKKKNKPKQPPLLLFHELPEYMKDNEYILRHYRANWSIRQAFLSLFRWHNETLNVWTHLIGFGLFLSLTMANFLPVPHLVDFLCVFPSSLPVRSEANTSQNLMYPVPTKLIDLNQPSSTEMDWASSSSPAVVEKWPFFIFLAGAMFCLLSSSSCHLFCCHSHNLNIFLLRIDYVGIAVMIITSFFPPIYYIFQCQPLWQILYLSGISVMGTITIVTLLTPTFSSGKYRGFRALLFVGMGLFGLIPAVHGTVVNWNEPRRKVILAYESAMAVFYLTGTGFYVSRIPERFKPGWFDLAGHSHQIFHVFVVLGALAHYGAALIFLEYREKVGC; encoded by the exons ATGAAGAGGGTCATAGAAGGATCCGGGTCTATTTGGAAGAGGAAAATGACAGAAATAGATCAGAAAGAGATTGGATCTATTAACAGTACCTCCTCAATCGCAATCACCccacaaacaacaacaaaaggCGGCAAGAAGAAAACGAAgggagtgaagaagaagaagaacaaaccAAAACAACCCCCACTTCTGTTGTTTCATGAACTGCCAGAGTATATGAAAGACAATGAGTACATTCTCAGACATTATAGAGCCAATTGGTCCATTCGTCAAGCCTTTCTCAGCTTATTTCGATGGCATAATGAGACTCTCAACGTATGGAC ACACTTAATTGGGTTTGGATTGTTTCTGAGTTTGACCATGGCTAATTTcctacctgttcctcatttggtTGATTTCCTTTGTGTATTTCCGAG TTCTTTACCGGTGAGGTCAGAGGCTAACACATCCCAGAATTTAATGTATCCA GTCCCAACAAAGCTAATTGATCTAAATCAGCCATCATCAACTGAAATGGATTGGGCATCATCAAGTTCACCTGCGGTGGTGGAGAAATGGCCATTCTTTATATTCCTCGCCGGAGCAATGTTCTGTCTACTCTCAAGCAGCAGTTGTCACCTCTTCTGTTGTCACTCACACAACCTAAACATCTTCCTATTAAGAATAGATTATGTTGGAATTGCAGTAATGATCATCACCTCCTTCTTCCCTCCAATCTATTACATCTTCCAATGCCAACCCTTATGGCAAATCCTTTACTTGAGTGGAATATCCGTGATGGGTACAATCACAATCGTTACTTTGCTCACTCCGACCTTCTCCTCTGGTAAATATCGCGGATTCAGGGCTTTACTGTTTGTGGGTATGGGTCTTTTTGGTTTGATTCCTGCTGTTCATGGAACTGTGGTTAATTGGAATGAACCGAGAAGGAAAGTGATTCTGGCTTATGAGTCTGCAATGGCTGTGTTTTACTTGACGGGGACAGGGTTTTATGTTAGCCGAATTCCGGAAAGGTTTAAACCTGGTTGGTTTGATCTAGCTGGGCATAGTCATCAGATTTTTCATGTATTTGTTGTATTGGGAGCATTGGCTCATTATGGTGCTGCATTGATATTCTTGGAGTATAGAGAAAAAGTTGGATGCTGa